CGCAATTCACCGGCAAGGGGGCCTGGCGGTGGCCGTCCATCCCTTTACCCCCGGCAAAAGCCTGGGCGCAGCTATTCTGCATTTGCCCCTTGATGCCGTGGAGACGCGCCACGGCAGTCCGGCCAGCCTCATTGGCAATTTATTGACCCTTATCTTCAACCATTACGGGCCAAAACTGCCGCAAATGGGCAGCAGCGACTCGCATATCCCCTACAGCGCCGGGCACGCCTTTACCTGGTTTCCCGGCAGCACCAGCGCCGATTTACGCCGCGCCATCGAAACCGGCGCAATCCGGCCCGGCGGCCCCTATATGTGGAAATTCTCGGCCATGTTACGCAAGGTGCCGGTGCTTCTGCAACGGGGTTGGCCGCGCTATATCCCCCAAAAAATTCCGCAAGTATGACCACGTTTAAATGAAGAGAGGAACCGTTGCC
This genomic stretch from Anaerolineae bacterium harbors:
- a CDS encoding PHP domain-containing protein codes for the protein MWNKADLHIHTTYSDGLMDPAENVDYIARHTPLKVIAITDHDTAAGAFVAQEYARRHAPQLEVVIGQEVSTGDGELLGLFLQSNLPVFRTAAEAIGAIHRQGGLAVAVHPFTPGKSLGAAILHLPLDAVETRHGSPASLIGNLLTLIFNHYGPKLPQMGSSDSHIPYSAGHAFTWFPGSTSADLRRAIETGAIRPGGPYMWKFSAMLRKVPVLLQRGWPRYIPQKIPQV